GCTTCTCGATCCACCAGATGCGCCTGAACGTACGCGCGCTGCAATTCCACCGCGCTCAGCATCAGCGATTCAACCGGATCTGTCACGTTGTGCGATTGATCAAGCATGTACGCCGGATTGAAATCGGCGACGCCCTCCAGTTCGGCATCCACCAGTTCGTTGAAGATCAGGAACAACTGGAAGGGTTTGATCGAACCGGCGTCCAGATCGTCGTCGCCGTATTTGCTGTCGTTGAAATGAAATCCGGCGAGTTTACCGAATTGGATCAACCGCGCGACGATCATTTCAATATTGACGTTCGGCGCGTGATGGCCCAGGTCAACCAGGCATTGCGCCTTTGGCCCCAATTCACGTGCGCAGTGATAACTGACACCCCAATCGTTAATGACCGTGGAATAAAACGCCGGTTCGTACAGCTTGTGCTCCATAAACACACGCCAGTCGCCGGGCAGCGCGGCGTAAATTTCGCGCATGCTTTCCAGATACCGTTCAAGCGTTTTGCGAAAATGCTGCTGTCCGGGAAAGTTCCCGCCATCGCCGATCCAAACCGTGTGCGCTTTGGAACCGAGCGTTTTGCCGATTTCGATGCATTCGATGTTGTGTGCAATGGCTTGTTCACGCACGGCTCGATCCGGATGCGTCAGGCTGCCGAATTTGTACGACAACGATTGTCCGGCCTGATCCTGAAAGGTGTTGGAGTTCATCGCATCGAAATGCAGCCCGCGCGCAACGGCAAAGGCACGCAATTCCGCCGCATCTTCGGGTTTGTCCCATGGGATGTGCAACGAAACCGCAGGCG
This region of Acidobacteriota bacterium genomic DNA includes:
- the rhaI gene encoding L-rhamnose catabolism isomerase — protein: MSSTFAISDGFIAEQNQKAQGWLEEDYEHLGKQLQRRGVDIEDLTERAQAFQVAVPSWGVGTGGTRFARFPGTGEPRGIYEKLEDCAAIFQLVRSTPAVSLHIPWDKPEDAAELRAFAVARGLHFDAMNSNTFQDQAGQSLSYKFGSLTHPDRAVREQAIAHNIECIEIGKTLGSKAHTVWIGDGGNFPGQQHFRKTLERYLESMREIYAALPGDWRVFMEHKLYEPAFYSTVINDWGVSYHCARELGPKAQCLVDLGHHAPNVNIEMIVARLIQFGKLAGFHFNDSKYGDDDLDAGSIKPFQLFLIFNELVDAELEGVADFNPAYMLDQSHNVTDPVESLMLSAVELQRAYVQAHLVDREALREAQESCDAIRALAALKQAFTADVAPIIAMARQRAGGAIDPLATYRASGYRQRKAEERPASLSMSAGIV